A region from the Arachis ipaensis cultivar K30076 chromosome B01, Araip1.1, whole genome shotgun sequence genome encodes:
- the LOC107632384 gene encoding uncharacterized protein LOC107632384, whose protein sequence is MELELESSSTPTAQATSRSSCFPCFAPRRRSASWWQRVRTASWSDNSSPRAPPPTAADHWWSRGLRAFKKLREWSELLAGPRWKTFIRRTFNRNNNRASKRVAANYQYDPLSYALNFDEGQNGDFHDDPDVRNFSTRYASANVKSVSGAEEEVGCGSGKDDVVLV, encoded by the coding sequence ATGGAACTGGAACTTGAATCCTCCTCCACACCCACAGCCCAAGCCACTTCCCGCTCATCCTGCTTCCCCTGCTTCGCGCCGCGCCGACGCTCCGCCTCATGGTGGCAGCGCGTCCGTACAGCCTCCTGGTCCGACAACTCCTCCCCCCGCGCCCCTCCTCCCACCGCCGCCGACCACTGGTGGTCCCGCGGCCTCCGGGCATTCAAGAAGCTCCGCGAGTGGTCTGAGCTCCTCGCCGGTCCTAGATGGAAGACCTTCATTCGCAGGACCTTCAATCGCAACAACAACCGCGCATCCAAGCGCGTCGCCGCAAACTACCAGTACGACCCACTCAGCTACGCCCTCAACTTCGACGAGGGGCAAAACGGTGATTTTCACGACGACCCTGACGTACGCAACTTCTCCACGCGCTACGCATCCGCCAACGTAAAAAGCGTTTCGGGCGCGGAGGAGGAGGTTGGTTGCGGTTCGGGTAAAGACGACGTCGTTTTGGTGTGA